The Streptomyces sp. Mut1 genome window below encodes:
- the dxr gene encoding 1-deoxy-D-xylulose-5-phosphate reductoisomerase: MTDSPAPLADPHLVFDAVEGRRDLVILGSTGSIGTQAIDLVLRNPDRFRVTALSAAGGRVALLAEQARLLKVRTVAVASAEAVPALREALRQEYGTAEPLPEILAGPDAAADLAASDCHTVLNGITGSIGLAPTLAALKAGRTLALANKESLIVGGPLVKALAAPGQIIPVDSEHAALFQALAAGTRADVRRLVVTASGGPFRGRTRSELADVTREQALAHPTWAMGPVITVNSATLVNKGLEVIEAHLLYDIPFDRIEVVVHPQSYVHSMVEFTDGSTLAQCTPPDMGGPIAIGLGWPQRVPDAAPVFDWTKASSWEFFPLDTEAFPSVGLARHVGALGGTAPAVFNAANEECVDAFLSGRLPFNGIMDTVTAVVTEHGTPASGTSLTVADVLEAETWARTRARELSAKATAEARA; the protein is encoded by the coding sequence ATGACCGACAGCCCTGCCCCTCTCGCCGACCCGCACCTCGTCTTCGACGCCGTGGAAGGCCGCCGGGATCTCGTCATCCTCGGCTCCACCGGGTCCATCGGCACCCAGGCCATCGACCTGGTGCTGCGCAACCCCGACCGCTTCCGTGTCACCGCGCTGTCCGCGGCCGGCGGCCGGGTCGCCCTCCTCGCCGAGCAGGCCCGCCTGCTGAAGGTACGCACGGTCGCGGTGGCCTCGGCCGAGGCCGTACCGGCGCTGCGCGAGGCCCTGCGACAGGAGTACGGGACGGCCGAGCCGCTGCCCGAGATCCTGGCCGGGCCCGACGCCGCCGCGGACCTGGCCGCGAGCGACTGCCACACCGTGCTGAACGGCATCACCGGGTCCATCGGACTCGCCCCCACCCTGGCCGCGCTGAAGGCGGGCCGCACGCTGGCGCTCGCCAACAAGGAATCGCTGATCGTCGGCGGCCCCCTCGTCAAGGCGCTCGCCGCGCCGGGCCAGATCATTCCGGTCGATTCGGAGCACGCGGCGCTCTTCCAGGCGCTCGCCGCCGGCACGCGCGCCGATGTGCGCCGGCTCGTCGTCACCGCGTCCGGCGGCCCCTTCCGGGGGCGGACCAGGAGCGAACTCGCCGACGTCACCCGGGAGCAGGCCCTCGCCCACCCGACCTGGGCCATGGGCCCGGTCATCACGGTCAACTCGGCGACCCTGGTCAACAAGGGACTCGAAGTCATCGAGGCGCACCTCCTCTACGACATCCCCTTCGACCGCATCGAGGTCGTCGTCCACCCCCAGTCCTACGTGCACTCCATGGTCGAGTTCACCGACGGCTCCACCCTCGCCCAGTGCACCCCGCCCGACATGGGCGGCCCGATCGCCATCGGTCTCGGCTGGCCGCAGCGCGTTCCGGACGCGGCCCCCGTCTTCGACTGGACGAAGGCGTCCAGCTGGGAGTTCTTCCCGCTGGACACCGAGGCCTTCCCGTCCGTCGGCCTCGCCCGGCACGTGGGCGCGCTCGGCGGCACCGCGCCCGCCGTGTTCAACGCGGCCAACGAGGAGTGCGTCGACGCGTTCCTGTCCGGCAGGCTGCCCTTCAACGGCATCATGGACACGGTCACCGCGGTGGTGACCGAACACGGGACGCCCGCCTCGGGAACTTCTCTCACCGTCGCGGACGTCCTTGAAGCGGAGACCTGGGCACGGACCCGGGCCCGGGAACTCTCGGCCAAGGCCACTGCGGAGGCACGCGCATGA
- a CDS encoding M50 family metallopeptidase, translating to MSMTTILLTILGIAVFVFGLLFSIAWHELGHLSTAKLFGVRVPQYMVGFGPTIWSRKRGDTEYGIKAIPAGGYIRMIGMFPPGADGRLEARSTSPWRGMIEDARSAAFEELEPGDEKRLFYTRKPWKRVIVMFAGPFMNLVLAVAIFLGVSMAFGFQTNTTEVAGVQQCVIPQSAGRDTCEKSDAVSPAQAAGLKEGDKIVAFDGERIDEWSTLSDRIRDTIGPATITVVRDGREKTLHAVLLKNAVMKKDSHGEAVAGKYVTAGYLGFEANREIVPLSFGDSVVRMGDMIENGVDSIVALPSKIPALWDAAFSDGERAADSPVGVVGAARIGGEVMTLDVPAQSQLAMMLFLLAGFNLSLFLFNMLPLLPLDGGHIAGALWEALRRNAARIFKRPDPGPFDVAKLMPVAYVVAGVFICFTLLVLVADVVNPVKIT from the coding sequence ATGAGCATGACGACGATCCTGCTGACGATTCTCGGCATCGCCGTCTTCGTGTTCGGTCTGCTGTTCTCGATCGCCTGGCACGAGCTGGGCCACCTCTCCACCGCCAAGCTCTTCGGCGTCCGCGTCCCGCAGTACATGGTCGGCTTCGGCCCGACCATCTGGTCGCGCAAGAGGGGCGACACCGAGTACGGCATCAAGGCCATCCCGGCCGGCGGCTACATCCGCATGATCGGGATGTTCCCGCCCGGGGCGGACGGCCGTCTTGAGGCGCGCTCCACCTCGCCCTGGCGCGGCATGATCGAGGACGCCAGATCCGCCGCCTTCGAGGAGCTGGAACCGGGCGACGAGAAACGCCTCTTCTACACGCGCAAGCCGTGGAAGCGCGTGATCGTCATGTTCGCCGGACCGTTCATGAACCTGGTCCTGGCCGTGGCGATCTTCCTCGGCGTCTCCATGGCCTTCGGCTTCCAGACCAACACCACCGAGGTCGCCGGCGTCCAGCAGTGCGTCATCCCGCAGAGCGCGGGCCGGGACACCTGCGAGAAGTCCGACGCCGTCTCGCCCGCGCAGGCCGCCGGCCTCAAGGAGGGCGACAAGATCGTCGCCTTCGACGGCGAGCGCATCGACGAGTGGTCCACCCTCTCCGACCGCATCCGCGACACCATCGGCCCGGCCACCATCACGGTCGTGCGCGACGGGCGGGAGAAGACCCTGCACGCCGTGCTCCTGAAGAACGCCGTGATGAAGAAGGACTCCCACGGCGAGGCGGTCGCCGGGAAGTACGTCACGGCCGGCTACCTCGGGTTCGAGGCGAACAGGGAGATCGTCCCGCTCTCCTTCGGCGACTCGGTCGTCCGCATGGGCGACATGATCGAGAACGGCGTCGACTCGATCGTGGCCCTGCCGTCCAAGATCCCCGCCCTCTGGGACGCGGCCTTCAGCGACGGCGAACGCGCGGCCGACTCCCCGGTCGGCGTCGTCGGCGCGGCGAGGATCGGCGGCGAGGTGATGACGCTGGACGTCCCGGCCCAGAGCCAGCTCGCGATGATGCTGTTCCTGCTGGCCGGCTTCAACCTCTCGCTGTTCCTCTTCAACATGCTGCCGCTGCTCCCGCTCGACGGCGGGCACATCGCGGGGGCCCTGTGGGAGGCGCTGCGGCGCAACGCGGCCCGGATCTTCAAGCGCCCCGACCCCGGCCCGTTCGACGTCGCCAAGCTGATGCCGGTCGCCTACGTGGTCGCCGGGGTCTTCATCTGCTTCACCCTGCTCGTCCTCGTCGCCGACGTGGTCAACCCGGTCAAGATCACCTGA